In Perca fluviatilis chromosome 18, GENO_Pfluv_1.0, whole genome shotgun sequence, one genomic interval encodes:
- the tmem121ab gene encoding transmembrane protein 121Ab: MVLPPPDKRHVCLTTIVIMTSMAFMDAYLVEQNQGPRKIGVCIIVLVGDVCFLIVLRYVAVWVGAEVRTARRGYAMILWFLYIFVLEIKLYFVFQNCKADRKSLETVARKALTLLLSVCVPGLYLVLVALDSMEYVRTFRKKEDMRSRLFWVALDLLDLLDIQANLWEPQRTGLPIWAEGLMFFYCYILLLILPCVSLSEISMQGEQMSPQKMMLYPVLSLVTINVVTILIRGVNMVLFQDSRVSTIFVGKNVVAIATKASTFLEYRRQVKEFPHPQNAMALELQQNSHTQPLPNSTSLPHEPSPAQDVIDT, from the coding sequence ATGGTGTTGCCGCCACCAGACAAACGCCACGTGTGCCTGACCACCATCGTCATCATGACCAGCATGGCCTTCATGGACGCCTACCTGGTGGAGCAGAACCAGGGTCCCAGAAAGATTGGTGTGTGTATTATAGTGCTGGTAGGGGATGTATGCTTCCTCATAGTGCTGCGATATGTGGCAGTGTGGGTCGGTGCTGAGGTGCGCACCGCCCGACGAGGATACGCCATGATCCTGTGGTTTCTGTACATCTTTGTGCTGGAGATCAAGCTCTACTTTGTCTTCCAGAATTGCAAGGCAGACAGGAAAAGTTTGGAGACGGTGGCCCGGAAGGCTTTGACGTTATTATTATCTGTATGTGTACCAGGCTTATACTTGGTTCTAGTGGCTCTGGATAGTATGGAATATGTGAGAACTTTCCGGAAGAAGGAGGACATGAGGAGTCGTCTATTCTGGGTGGCTCTGGACCTGCTGGACCTGCTGGATATCCAAGCCAACCTGTGGGAGCCCCAGCGGACAGGCCTGCCCATCTGGGCCGAGGGCCTGATGTTCTTCTACTGTTACATCCTGCTGCTCATCCTGCCCTGCGTGTCGCTCAGTGAAATCAGCATGCAGGGGGAGCAAATGTCGCCCCAGAAGATGATGCTGTACCCAGTTCTGAGCCTGGTCACCATAAATGTGGTCACTATCCTCATACGAGGTGTTAACATGGTGCTGTTTCAGGACAGCCGTGTTTCCACCATCTTTGTCGGAAAGAACGTGGTCGCCATCGCCACAAAGGCGTCCACCTTCCTGGAGTACCGCAGACAAGTGAAGGAGTTCCCCCACCCGCAAAACGCCATGGCGCTAGAGCTGCAGCAGAACAGCCACACACAGCCGCTGCCCAACTCCACCAGTTTGCCACATGAACCTTCGCCTGCGCAGGATGTCATTGACACATGA